The Stomoxys calcitrans chromosome 3, idStoCalc2.1, whole genome shotgun sequence genome includes a region encoding these proteins:
- the LOC106091338 gene encoding kelch-like protein 40b isoform X2: MNALSQNSSEGSSVIECLDQLSLQDHKDAFDQILTSPRKIIPMAMANEANESYECNEKSLLEMGFKTNEIEGWEQICQPPKDNLYQLLRNTIDNRIKPDVEVHIGSAKFRVHLMVLQCYSEFFMQQCDNEVLIVLPADMVTPEAFLTVYKWMTADEPKIQRERILELFMAAKFLNIKQLEYQCWLCLDDTVCFREDTAFLLYLESRNYDLEDVQNLMLTRICKFFLTLVASKEFLSLSPKEICTLLSLNSIGVNSEIEILMAAVRWLLYNWDEREPHILDVIKCVRFNLMPAVYLVTLNNDMDVPELQCIVKIPEVKKMINDGITYTTIQSFYGNNREEFLQTIERYNLLIPSVREWIYDGQCDYHRCLKCPNFHGITYSSFLKYLDAIRTMGKDYWRSLKLSNEIDNTLQCCSNQPTTNDGERRR, translated from the exons ATGAACGCGCTTAGTCAGAATTCAAGTGAGGGGTCGTCAGTGATAGAGTGTTTGGACCAACTTTCTTTGCAAGATCACAAAGATG CTTTTGACCAAATCCTTACATCACCAAGGAAAATTATACCAATGGCAATGGCGAATGAAGCAAATGAATCTTATGAATGCAATGAAAAATCCCTCTTGGAAATGGGCTTTAAGACCAACGAAATCGAGGGTTGGGAGCAAATTTGCCAGCCACCAAAAGACAATCTGTACCAGCTGCTTAGGAATACCATCGATAATCGCATTAAGCCTGATGTTGAGGTTCACATTGGTTCTGCCAAATTCAGAGTTCATTTAATGGTACTGCAATGCTACTCCGAGTTCTTTATGCAACAATGCGATAATGAAGTTCTTATAGTACTGCCTGCGGATATGGTAACACCAGAAGCTTTTCTAACGGTTTACAAGTGGATGACAGCTGACGAACCTAAAATACAGCGAGAACGTATTTTGGAACTTTTCATGGCCGCCAAATTTCTGAATATAAAACAACTCGAGTATCAATGTTGGCTATGTCTGGATGACACTGTTTGCTTTCGGGAAGACACTGCATTTCTGTTGTATCTGGAATCTCGCAACTATGATTTGGAAGATGTACAAAATCTAATGTTGACACGAATTTGCAAGTTTTTCTTGACTTTGGTGGCTTCCAAAGAGTTTCTTTCCTTAAGCCCAAAGGAGATATGCACACTATTGAGTTTGAATTCAATTGGTGTAAATTCGGAAATAGAG ATCCttatggcagcagtgcgttgGCTATTATACAACTGGGATGAACGGGAGCCACACATTTTGGATGTTATAAAATGTGTTCGCTTCAATCTAATGCCTGCTGTGTATTTGGTTACATTAAACAATGACATGGACGTACCAGAACTGCAATGCATTGTCAAAATACCAGAAGTCAAGAAAATGATAAACGATGGAATAAC ATATACGACCATACAATCATTTTATGGCAATAATCGTGAAGAGTTCTTACAAACAATTGAACGCTACAATTTGTTGATACCCTCTGTGCGTGAGTGGATCTATGATGGGCAATGTGACTATCATCGCTGCTTAAAATGTCCcaattttcatggcattacATACTCATCATTTCTGAAATATTTGGATGCGATAAGAACGATGGGCAAGGATTATTGGCGTTCTTTAAAGCTGTCAAATGAAATAGACAATACTCTGCAATGTTGTTCGAATCAGCCTACAACGAATGATGGAGAGCGTAGACGTTGA
- the LOC106091338 gene encoding kelch-like protein 10 isoform X1: MNALSQNSSEGSSVIECLDQLSLQDHKDGNASPNSSINARPTNFKVLDCQVSYQNPEFDAQSAILDEIRTVDFDLKEKAFDQILTSPRKIIPMAMANEANESYECNEKSLLEMGFKTNEIEGWEQICQPPKDNLYQLLRNTIDNRIKPDVEVHIGSAKFRVHLMVLQCYSEFFMQQCDNEVLIVLPADMVTPEAFLTVYKWMTADEPKIQRERILELFMAAKFLNIKQLEYQCWLCLDDTVCFREDTAFLLYLESRNYDLEDVQNLMLTRICKFFLTLVASKEFLSLSPKEICTLLSLNSIGVNSEIEILMAAVRWLLYNWDEREPHILDVIKCVRFNLMPAVYLVTLNNDMDVPELQCIVKIPEVKKMINDGITYTTIQSFYGNNREEFLQTIERYNLLIPSVREWIYDGQCDYHRCLKCPNFHGITYSSFLKYLDAIRTMGKDYWRSLKLSNEIDNTLQCCSNQPTTNDGERRR, from the exons ATGAACGCGCTTAGTCAGAATTCAAGTGAGGGGTCGTCAGTGATAGAGTGTTTGGACCAACTTTCTTTGCAAGATCACAAAGATGGTAATGCTTCACCCAATTCATCGATTAATGCTAGACCAACAAATTTCAAAGTCTTGGACTGTCAAGTTAGCTATCAAAA CCCGGAATTTGATGCCCAATCGGCAATATTAGATGAAATAAGAACCGTGGACTTTGATttaaaggaaaagg CTTTTGACCAAATCCTTACATCACCAAGGAAAATTATACCAATGGCAATGGCGAATGAAGCAAATGAATCTTATGAATGCAATGAAAAATCCCTCTTGGAAATGGGCTTTAAGACCAACGAAATCGAGGGTTGGGAGCAAATTTGCCAGCCACCAAAAGACAATCTGTACCAGCTGCTTAGGAATACCATCGATAATCGCATTAAGCCTGATGTTGAGGTTCACATTGGTTCTGCCAAATTCAGAGTTCATTTAATGGTACTGCAATGCTACTCCGAGTTCTTTATGCAACAATGCGATAATGAAGTTCTTATAGTACTGCCTGCGGATATGGTAACACCAGAAGCTTTTCTAACGGTTTACAAGTGGATGACAGCTGACGAACCTAAAATACAGCGAGAACGTATTTTGGAACTTTTCATGGCCGCCAAATTTCTGAATATAAAACAACTCGAGTATCAATGTTGGCTATGTCTGGATGACACTGTTTGCTTTCGGGAAGACACTGCATTTCTGTTGTATCTGGAATCTCGCAACTATGATTTGGAAGATGTACAAAATCTAATGTTGACACGAATTTGCAAGTTTTTCTTGACTTTGGTGGCTTCCAAAGAGTTTCTTTCCTTAAGCCCAAAGGAGATATGCACACTATTGAGTTTGAATTCAATTGGTGTAAATTCGGAAATAGAG ATCCttatggcagcagtgcgttgGCTATTATACAACTGGGATGAACGGGAGCCACACATTTTGGATGTTATAAAATGTGTTCGCTTCAATCTAATGCCTGCTGTGTATTTGGTTACATTAAACAATGACATGGACGTACCAGAACTGCAATGCATTGTCAAAATACCAGAAGTCAAGAAAATGATAAACGATGGAATAAC ATATACGACCATACAATCATTTTATGGCAATAATCGTGAAGAGTTCTTACAAACAATTGAACGCTACAATTTGTTGATACCCTCTGTGCGTGAGTGGATCTATGATGGGCAATGTGACTATCATCGCTGCTTAAAATGTCCcaattttcatggcattacATACTCATCATTTCTGAAATATTTGGATGCGATAAGAACGATGGGCAAGGATTATTGGCGTTCTTTAAAGCTGTCAAATGAAATAGACAATACTCTGCAATGTTGTTCGAATCAGCCTACAACGAATGATGGAGAGCGTAGACGTTGA